A section of the Humulus lupulus chromosome 2, drHumLupu1.1, whole genome shotgun sequence genome encodes:
- the LOC133818763 gene encoding endonuclease III homolog 1, chloroplastic isoform X1: MAFNLIVGLRSLCRIRMSNQTTFSSNPNPNPNPNPGSQSLNGVSLPELRVFSRKNKKFKETLLETADDHKLSVLPDIEEFAYKKTKGSVSQRKSEGASDVIVMEAKVSRVRARGEAPDSWQQVLEGIRNMRSSEDAPVDTMGCEKAGSLLPPKERRFAVLVSSLLSSQTKDHVNHGAIQRLLQNGLLAADAIDKADEATVKSLIYPVGFYSRKANNLKKVANICLMKYDGDIPSSLEELLLLPGIGPKMAHLVMNVGWNNVQGICVDTHVHRICNRLGWVSRPGTKQKTSTPEETREALQMWLPKEEWVPINPLLVCVAIISILRNVGFGQTVCTPLRPRCGVCTISEFCPSAFKETPSPSKSSKLKNSASRKKL; this comes from the exons ATGGCGTTCAACTTGATCGTGGGACTGAGATCTTTATGTAGAATCAGAATGTCCAACCAAACAACCTTCTCTtcaaacccaaacccaaacccaaacccaaacccag GTTCTCAGTCTTTGAATGGCGTCTCGCTCCCAGAACTTCGTGTGTTCTCCAGGAAAAATAAGAAATTCAAAGAGACCCTACTCGAAACAGCTGATGATCACAAA CTTTCTGTCCTACCCGACATTGAAGAGTTTGCATACAAGAAAACGAAGGGATCTGTCTCTCAGA GGAAGTCAGAAGGTGCATCTGATGTGATTGTGATGGAAGCTAAAGTATCGAGGGTTAGGGCAAGAG GTGAAGCACCTGATAGCTGGCAGCAGGTCCTCGAGGGAATTCGCAATATGAGGTCCTCTGAAGATGCGCCGGTAGACACTATGGGATGTGAAAAAGCAGGAAGTCTTCTTCCTCCTAAG GAACGAAGATTTGCTGTCTTGGTATCATCACTTTTATCAAGCCAAACCAAGGATCATGTCAATCATG GAGCAATTCAGCGTCTCTTACAAAATGGTCTGCTTGCTGCTGATGCCATTGACAAAGCTGATGAAGCAACCGTAAAAAGCTTGATTTATCCT GTTGGATTTTATTCAAGGAAAGCAAATAACTTGAAGAAAGTTGCAAATATATGTCTCATGAAGTATGACGGTGATATTCCTAGCTCATTGGAGGAGCTACTTTTGCTTCCAGGGATTGGACCTAAGATGGCACATTTG GTTATGAATGTTGGCTGGAACAATGTTCAGGGCATATGTGTCGATACTCACGTGCACCGCATATGCAATCGACTTGGATGGGTGTCACGACCAGGCACAAAACAG AAAACTTCAACTCCTGAGGAAACAAGAGAGGCATTACAGATGTGGCTCCCAAAGGAAGAATGGGTTCCAATAAACCCTCTTCTGGTTTGTGTAGCTATCATCTCCATACTCAGAAAC GTTGGTTTTGGTCAGACAGTTTGTACTCCGCTAAGACCCCGCTGCGGAGTGTGCACTATTAGTGAATTCTGCCCATCTGCGTTCAAGGAGACACCAAGTCCTTCCAAATCCTCCAAGTTGAAGAATTCTGCTTCAAGAAAGAAGCTCTAA
- the LOC133818763 gene encoding endonuclease III homolog 1, chloroplastic isoform X2 — MAFNLIVGLRSLCRIRMSNQTTFSSNPNPNPNPNPGSQSLNGVSLPELRVFSRKNKKFKETLLETADDHKLSVLPDIEEFAYKKTKGSVSQRKSEGASDVIVMEAKVSRVRARGEAPDSWQQVLEGIRNMRSSEDAPVDTMGCEKAGSLLPPKERRFAVLVSSLLSSQTKDHVNHGAIQRLLQNGLLAADAIDKADEATVKSLIYPVGFYSRKANNLKKVANICLMKYDGDIPSSLEELLLLPGIGPKMAHLVMNVGWNNVQGICVDTHVHRICNRLGWVSRPGTKQKTSTPEETREALQMWLPKEEWVPINPLLVGFGQTVCTPLRPRCGVCTISEFCPSAFKETPSPSKSSKLKNSASRKKL, encoded by the exons ATGGCGTTCAACTTGATCGTGGGACTGAGATCTTTATGTAGAATCAGAATGTCCAACCAAACAACCTTCTCTtcaaacccaaacccaaacccaaacccaaacccag GTTCTCAGTCTTTGAATGGCGTCTCGCTCCCAGAACTTCGTGTGTTCTCCAGGAAAAATAAGAAATTCAAAGAGACCCTACTCGAAACAGCTGATGATCACAAA CTTTCTGTCCTACCCGACATTGAAGAGTTTGCATACAAGAAAACGAAGGGATCTGTCTCTCAGA GGAAGTCAGAAGGTGCATCTGATGTGATTGTGATGGAAGCTAAAGTATCGAGGGTTAGGGCAAGAG GTGAAGCACCTGATAGCTGGCAGCAGGTCCTCGAGGGAATTCGCAATATGAGGTCCTCTGAAGATGCGCCGGTAGACACTATGGGATGTGAAAAAGCAGGAAGTCTTCTTCCTCCTAAG GAACGAAGATTTGCTGTCTTGGTATCATCACTTTTATCAAGCCAAACCAAGGATCATGTCAATCATG GAGCAATTCAGCGTCTCTTACAAAATGGTCTGCTTGCTGCTGATGCCATTGACAAAGCTGATGAAGCAACCGTAAAAAGCTTGATTTATCCT GTTGGATTTTATTCAAGGAAAGCAAATAACTTGAAGAAAGTTGCAAATATATGTCTCATGAAGTATGACGGTGATATTCCTAGCTCATTGGAGGAGCTACTTTTGCTTCCAGGGATTGGACCTAAGATGGCACATTTG GTTATGAATGTTGGCTGGAACAATGTTCAGGGCATATGTGTCGATACTCACGTGCACCGCATATGCAATCGACTTGGATGGGTGTCACGACCAGGCACAAAACAG AAAACTTCAACTCCTGAGGAAACAAGAGAGGCATTACAGATGTGGCTCCCAAAGGAAGAATGGGTTCCAATAAACCCTCTTCTG GTTGGTTTTGGTCAGACAGTTTGTACTCCGCTAAGACCCCGCTGCGGAGTGTGCACTATTAGTGAATTCTGCCCATCTGCGTTCAAGGAGACACCAAGTCCTTCCAAATCCTCCAAGTTGAAGAATTCTGCTTCAAGAAAGAAGCTCTAA